A part of Microbacterium terregens genomic DNA contains:
- a CDS encoding penicillin acylase family protein, whose protein sequence is MLKPVTAPTTTQGTDQPRTRSVGRIVGATVFGIVAGVTVVALIAAGFVVWTIQRSFPQRDGTVAVQGLDREVTVQRDDLGIPTITASGSDDLFFAQGYVHAQDRFWEMDFRRHVTSGRLSELFGASQLETDSFLRTLGWREVAAAEVAALEPRIASYYDAYAEGVNAYLADHDGADASLEYAILGLQNADYEIEPWTPEDSVAWLKAMAWDLRSNLETESERALLATTLTPEQIAGLYPDYPYDRHPVIVPTLSSTQSAIATGPADAGVASASIEWTEADDVLQAVSALVGGAGEGIGSNSWVVSGDLTETGMPLLANDPHLGAALPSVWHQVGLRCRVATESCPFDVSGFGFSGVPGVVIGHNSRIAWGFTNLTTDVTDLYLEKLEGESYWRDGQLIPLEERTETIRVAGGDDVELRIRSTGNGPIVSGLTPDFDAMAADPMMGTDGIAAAPATPPEGEYAVSLKWTALTPGTTAASIFALNVAQDFDAFRAAAAQFSVPAQNLVYADVDGNIGYQTPGMLPIRGAGDGSLPQPGWDSAYAWQGFIPFEELPTSFNPASGYIVTANNAIVTETFPYFLTDDWDYGWRAARIVDLIQRKSAMGELTVDDMREIQADNEFVMGRQLASAYMDIETGRRGPDAALDLLRSWDAQNNADSDAAAYANVLWDELVTDLFVAGREAPAPVTGQGRLFLVVDELLEDPASEWWTNAELDIDGRDEMLAYAADRAYDRLVAMQGDNPTKWNWGSLHALSLTSGTFGSSGIAPIEMLFNRGPYPVGGGTSVTNATGWNIGVGFETVTVPSMRMVVDLSDFDESGWNHLTGASGHAFHPNYVDQTPAWQRVELTPWAFSPTAVDAAATHTLTLVPAS, encoded by the coding sequence ATGCTGAAGCCCGTCACCGCGCCCACCACGACCCAGGGGACGGATCAGCCCCGTACGCGTTCCGTCGGACGCATCGTCGGTGCGACGGTGTTCGGCATCGTCGCAGGCGTCACCGTCGTCGCACTGATCGCCGCCGGCTTCGTGGTGTGGACCATTCAGCGCTCCTTCCCGCAGCGGGACGGGACTGTCGCCGTCCAGGGCCTGGACCGCGAGGTCACCGTTCAGCGGGACGATCTCGGCATCCCGACGATCACGGCCTCCGGCAGCGACGATCTGTTCTTCGCCCAGGGCTACGTGCACGCGCAGGACCGCTTCTGGGAGATGGACTTCCGCCGCCACGTCACCAGCGGCCGACTCTCGGAGCTCTTCGGCGCGTCCCAGCTGGAGACCGACTCGTTCCTGCGCACACTCGGCTGGCGCGAGGTCGCCGCGGCAGAGGTCGCCGCGCTCGAGCCTCGGATCGCGTCCTACTACGACGCGTATGCCGAGGGAGTCAACGCCTACCTCGCCGACCACGACGGTGCCGACGCGTCCCTCGAATACGCGATCCTCGGACTGCAGAACGCAGACTACGAGATCGAACCGTGGACGCCGGAGGACTCGGTCGCGTGGCTGAAGGCCATGGCGTGGGACCTGCGCTCCAACCTCGAGACCGAGAGCGAGCGGGCTCTGCTGGCGACCACGCTCACCCCCGAGCAGATCGCCGGGCTCTACCCGGACTATCCCTACGATCGCCACCCGGTGATCGTCCCCACCCTCTCGTCGACGCAGTCGGCGATCGCGACCGGTCCGGCCGATGCCGGGGTCGCCTCGGCGTCGATCGAGTGGACCGAGGCGGACGACGTTCTGCAGGCCGTCAGTGCGCTGGTCGGCGGCGCCGGGGAGGGCATCGGCTCGAATTCGTGGGTGGTGTCGGGCGACCTGACCGAGACCGGGATGCCGCTGCTTGCGAACGACCCGCACCTCGGCGCTGCGCTGCCCAGCGTGTGGCACCAGGTGGGCCTGAGGTGCCGCGTCGCGACGGAGAGCTGCCCCTTCGATGTCTCGGGCTTCGGCTTCTCCGGGGTCCCCGGTGTGGTCATCGGGCACAACAGCCGCATCGCCTGGGGGTTCACCAACCTCACCACCGACGTCACCGATCTCTACCTCGAAAAGCTGGAGGGCGAGTCGTACTGGCGCGACGGGCAGCTGATCCCGCTGGAGGAGCGGACCGAGACGATCCGCGTCGCGGGAGGCGACGACGTCGAACTGCGCATCCGCTCGACAGGAAACGGACCGATCGTGTCGGGCCTCACGCCCGATTTCGACGCGATGGCCGCCGACCCGATGATGGGCACGGACGGGATCGCCGCTGCCCCCGCGACACCGCCCGAGGGGGAGTATGCCGTCAGCCTGAAGTGGACCGCGCTCACGCCCGGCACCACCGCGGCATCCATCTTCGCCCTCAATGTGGCGCAGGACTTCGACGCGTTCCGCGCCGCCGCCGCCCAGTTCAGCGTGCCCGCGCAGAACCTCGTCTACGCCGACGTCGACGGGAACATCGGCTATCAGACTCCCGGCATGCTGCCGATCCGCGGCGCCGGCGACGGCTCTCTGCCCCAGCCCGGGTGGGACTCGGCATACGCGTGGCAGGGCTTCATCCCGTTCGAGGAGCTGCCGACCTCGTTCAATCCCGCCTCCGGCTACATCGTCACGGCCAACAATGCGATCGTGACCGAGACGTTCCCGTACTTCCTGACGGACGACTGGGATTACGGGTGGCGTGCCGCGCGCATCGTCGATCTGATCCAGCGCAAGTCCGCGATGGGCGAACTGACCGTGGACGACATGCGCGAAATCCAGGCCGACAACGAATTCGTGATGGGCAGACAGCTCGCCTCGGCGTACATGGACATCGAGACCGGTCGCCGCGGCCCGGACGCCGCGCTGGACCTGCTGCGCTCCTGGGATGCGCAGAACAATGCCGACTCGGATGCCGCGGCCTACGCGAACGTGCTCTGGGACGAACTGGTGACCGACCTCTTCGTCGCCGGACGCGAAGCGCCCGCACCCGTCACCGGGCAGGGTCGTCTGTTCCTCGTCGTCGACGAGCTGCTCGAAGATCCCGCCTCGGAGTGGTGGACCAACGCCGAGCTCGACATCGACGGCCGCGATGAGATGCTCGCGTACGCCGCGGACCGGGCGTACGACCGGCTGGTCGCGATGCAGGGCGACAACCCGACGAAGTGGAACTGGGGCTCGCTGCACGCCCTGTCGCTCACCAGCGGCACGTTCGGCTCATCCGGCATCGCGCCGATCGAGATGCTGTTCAACCGCGGCCCGTATCCCGTCGGCGGCGGGACGTCGGTGACCAACGCGACCGGCTGGAACATCGGGGTCGGGTTCGAGACGGTCACGGTCCCGTCGATGCGCATGGTGGTCGACCTGTCGGACTTCGACGAGTCCGGCTGGAACCATCTCACCGGCGCGAGCGGCCACGCGTTCCACCCCAACTACGTGGATCAGACGCCGGCGTGGCAGCGGGTGGAGCTGACGCCCTGGGCGTTCAGCCCGACCGCGGTCGACGCGGCCGCCACCCACACGCTGACCCTGGTCCCGGCATCCTGA
- the argG gene encoding argininosuccinate synthase — MSKVLQSLPVGERVGIAFSGGLDTSVAVAWMRDKGAIPCTYTGDLGQPDEDDIDAIPGRALEYGAELARLIDCKSALVEEGLGALACGAFHIRSGGKTYFNTTPLGRAVTGTLLVRAMKDDGVDIWGDGSTYKGNDIERFYRYGLLANPRLRIYKPWLDADFVTELGGRAEMSAWLTEHGFPYRDSAEKAYSTDANIWGATHEAKTLEHLDVSLETVEPIMGVRFWDQAVDIAPEDVSITFALGRPVALNGVEYADPVELVHEANRIGGRHGLGMSDQIENRIIEAKSRGIYEAPAMALLFIAYERLVNGILNEDTLATYHEQGRRLGRLMYEGRWLEPQSLMLRESIQKWVGSTINGTVTLRLRRGEDYTILDTTGPNLSYAPAKLSMERVGDAAFGPTDRIGQLTMRNLDIADSRSRLEQYAGLGLIGGATGALVGRITSGEADEITESASPADAAAEALDEAIEAASESAMYDAGTD, encoded by the coding sequence ATGTCGAAAGTCCTGCAGTCACTGCCCGTCGGCGAACGCGTCGGCATCGCCTTCTCCGGGGGTCTGGACACATCCGTCGCGGTCGCCTGGATGCGCGACAAGGGCGCGATCCCCTGCACCTACACGGGTGACCTCGGCCAGCCCGACGAGGACGACATCGATGCGATCCCCGGTCGCGCCCTCGAGTACGGCGCAGAGCTGGCTCGTCTGATCGACTGCAAGAGCGCGCTGGTCGAAGAGGGCCTCGGTGCGCTGGCCTGCGGCGCCTTCCACATCCGCTCCGGCGGCAAGACCTACTTCAACACCACCCCGCTCGGCCGCGCGGTGACCGGGACGCTCCTGGTGCGCGCCATGAAGGACGACGGCGTGGACATCTGGGGCGACGGGTCCACGTACAAGGGAAACGACATCGAGCGGTTCTACCGCTACGGCCTGCTCGCCAATCCCCGTCTGCGCATCTACAAGCCGTGGCTGGACGCTGATTTCGTCACCGAGCTGGGCGGCCGCGCCGAGATGTCCGCGTGGCTCACCGAGCACGGCTTCCCTTACCGCGACAGCGCTGAGAAGGCCTATTCGACGGACGCGAACATCTGGGGGGCCACCCACGAGGCCAAGACGCTCGAGCACCTCGACGTCTCGCTCGAGACCGTCGAGCCGATCATGGGCGTGCGGTTCTGGGACCAGGCCGTCGACATCGCTCCCGAGGACGTCTCGATCACGTTCGCCCTGGGACGCCCGGTCGCACTCAACGGCGTGGAGTATGCCGACCCGGTCGAGCTCGTCCACGAGGCGAACCGCATCGGTGGGCGTCACGGTCTCGGCATGAGCGACCAGATCGAGAACCGCATCATCGAGGCCAAGAGCCGCGGCATCTACGAGGCGCCCGCCATGGCGCTGCTCTTCATCGCTTACGAACGTTTGGTCAACGGCATCCTGAATGAGGACACGCTCGCGACCTATCACGAGCAGGGGCGCCGTCTCGGTCGTCTCATGTACGAGGGCCGCTGGCTCGAGCCGCAGTCGCTCATGCTGCGCGAGTCCATCCAGAAGTGGGTGGGTTCGACCATCAACGGCACGGTCACCCTGCGTCTGCGCCGCGGTGAGGACTACACGATCCTGGACACCACCGGACCGAACCTCTCCTACGCCCCGGCGAAGCTGTCCATGGAGCGCGTCGGCGACGCCGCGTTCGGACCGACCGATCGGATCGGTCAGCTGACGATGCGCAATCTCGACATCGCCGACTCGCGGTCGCGCCTCGAGCAGTACGCGGGCCTCGGACTCATCGGCGGCGCGACCGGCGCCCTGGTCGGACGCATCACGTCGGGTGAGGCGGACGAGATCACCGAATCGGCGTCGCCGGCGGATGCCGCGGCCGAAGCCCTCGACGAGGCCATCGAAGCGGCATCCGAGTCCGCGATGTACGACGCCGGAACCGACTGA
- a CDS encoding cytochrome P450, translated as MSGVPYLDLSDPALDVTSAGVHSARENSWYAETPYGWAVLRYDQGTAILKDRRFQQGNARWPAQNGIHDGPWAQWWQETLLSLEGDDHLRLRRLLGPAFRSRAIETMRPQFQQLANELIDAFAPRGRVEFVGEFAEPYASRILCLLLGLPDAQWPQVAHWADDLGKSFGVNVREDLPRIETALEGLTGYIEEVVADRQARPRNDLVTTLLAAHESDDALTRRELSVALVFLAFAGMETTRNQLGLALQTFLAHPDQWALLADRPELGGRAVEEVMRVNPTVTWVTREALEDVELDGLRVPRGGIVQVLSHAIGTDPRAMGDRAAFDITVDDRPLHSGFGGGVHHCIGHFVARTDMSVALPLLARRMPQLEADGPGQWLPVSGNTGPVRFPLRFTVSD; from the coding sequence ATGAGCGGTGTGCCCTATCTGGACCTCTCAGACCCGGCCCTGGACGTGACGTCGGCCGGGGTGCATTCGGCGCGTGAGAACAGCTGGTACGCCGAGACCCCGTACGGCTGGGCGGTGCTGCGCTACGACCAGGGCACCGCGATCCTGAAGGACCGCCGGTTCCAGCAGGGCAACGCCCGCTGGCCGGCGCAGAACGGCATCCACGACGGTCCGTGGGCGCAGTGGTGGCAGGAGACCCTGCTCAGCCTCGAGGGCGATGACCACCTGCGACTGCGGCGCCTGCTCGGACCCGCCTTCCGCAGCCGCGCCATCGAGACGATGCGGCCGCAGTTCCAACAGCTCGCGAACGAGCTGATCGACGCGTTCGCACCGCGCGGCCGGGTGGAGTTCGTCGGAGAATTCGCCGAGCCGTACGCCTCCCGCATCCTCTGCCTGCTGCTGGGTCTGCCCGATGCGCAATGGCCGCAGGTGGCGCACTGGGCCGACGACCTCGGCAAGTCCTTCGGTGTCAACGTGCGCGAGGATCTGCCCCGGATCGAGACCGCGCTGGAGGGCCTCACCGGGTACATCGAAGAGGTGGTCGCCGACCGGCAGGCCCGCCCGCGCAACGACCTCGTCACCACCCTGCTCGCCGCGCACGAGTCCGACGACGCCCTGACGCGCCGCGAGCTCAGTGTCGCCCTCGTGTTCCTGGCCTTCGCCGGTATGGAAACCACGCGCAACCAGCTGGGGCTCGCGCTGCAGACATTCCTCGCGCATCCCGATCAGTGGGCGCTGCTGGCCGATCGCCCCGAGCTGGGCGGCCGCGCGGTCGAGGAGGTGATGCGGGTGAACCCCACCGTCACCTGGGTCACTCGCGAAGCGCTCGAGGACGTCGAGCTGGACGGCCTCCGAGTGCCCCGCGGGGGGATCGTCCAGGTGCTCTCACACGCCATCGGGACCGACCCGCGCGCGATGGGCGACCGCGCCGCGTTCGACATCACCGTGGACGACCGCCCGCTGCACAGCGGTTTCGGCGGCGGCGTGCATCACTGCATCGGGCACTTCGTCGCGCGTACCGATATGAGTGTCGCGTTGCCGCTGCTGGCACGACGGATGCCGCAACTCGAGGCGGACGGACCCGGACAGTGGCTGCCCGTGTCGGGGAACACCGGTCCGGTGCGCTTTCCGCTCCGCTTCACGGTCAGCGACTGA
- a CDS encoding Pr6Pr family membrane protein: MNVKAWAVARAAAAVLIAVALTVQFIASTRAAVDRGWDVPTTAANFFSLFSVQTNILTMLTLGGAAMWLWWEHRRGAEEPLVVEAALAAVTTYLIWTGIVYNVLLRTPPLPEGTRVIWSNEVVHLVIPLFLLADLLFAPRRRALPWSVLAILPLYPIMWGFYTLARGPFIVDPRNGEPFWYPYTFFNPQAAPGGLLGMGGYFGVGVRFVLIALVLTAIGALVIWWGRRRAEAHRERSARAAPDAPLSR; encoded by the coding sequence GTGAATGTGAAGGCCTGGGCGGTCGCGCGTGCCGCCGCCGCCGTCCTGATCGCGGTGGCCTTGACCGTCCAGTTCATCGCAAGCACCCGTGCCGCAGTCGACCGGGGTTGGGACGTGCCCACGACGGCTGCGAATTTCTTCAGCTTGTTCTCCGTTCAGACGAACATCCTGACCATGCTCACCCTGGGCGGTGCGGCGATGTGGCTGTGGTGGGAGCACCGCCGCGGGGCCGAGGAGCCGCTCGTCGTGGAGGCGGCGCTGGCCGCCGTCACGACGTATCTGATCTGGACGGGCATCGTGTACAACGTCCTCCTCCGCACGCCGCCGCTGCCGGAGGGGACCCGGGTGATCTGGTCCAATGAGGTGGTTCACCTCGTCATCCCGCTGTTCCTGCTGGCCGACCTCCTCTTCGCGCCCCGCAGGCGCGCCCTCCCCTGGAGCGTTCTGGCGATCCTTCCCCTCTACCCGATCATGTGGGGGTTCTACACGCTGGCCCGTGGTCCCTTCATCGTCGATCCGCGCAACGGCGAGCCGTTCTGGTACCCCTACACGTTCTTCAACCCGCAGGCGGCGCCGGGGGGCCTGCTCGGAATGGGCGGATACTTCGGGGTGGGTGTGCGCTTCGTCCTCATCGCCCTGGTCCTCACCGCGATCGGCGCTCTCGTGATCTGGTGGGGCCGGCGCCGCGCCGAAGCACACCGCGAGCGATCGGCGCGTGCCGCGCCCGACGCCCCGCTCAGTCGCTGA
- a CDS encoding adenylosuccinate synthase, which yields MPGIVIIGVQWGDEGKGKATDLLGGRTDWVVKFNGGNNAGHTVVIGDEKYALHLLPSGILSPGVTPVIGNGVVVDLEVLFAELEALNARGVDTSRLQISANAHIITQYHRVLDKVTERFLGKRMIGTTGRGIGPAYADKINRVGIRVQDLFDENILRQKVEGALDQKNHLLVKVFNRRAITCDEIVEDLLSYAERLRPMVSDTSLLLSDALDAGDVVVFEGGQATMLDVDHGTYPFVTSSSATAGGAATGGGVGPNRLDRIVGIVKAYTTRVGSGPFPTELFDEQGEWLRSRGFEFGTTTGRPRRVGWYDAPITRYATRINGITDLVLTKLDILTGLDVIPVCVAYDVDGVRFDEVPVNQSDFHHAKPILEYLPGWTEDISGARTFEELPLAAQDYVLTLEQMSGTRISVIGVGAARDAVIVRHDLID from the coding sequence ATGCCAGGCATCGTCATCATCGGCGTCCAGTGGGGAGACGAGGGCAAGGGCAAAGCGACCGACCTCCTCGGAGGCCGTACCGACTGGGTCGTCAAGTTCAACGGCGGCAACAATGCGGGTCACACCGTGGTCATCGGCGACGAGAAGTACGCGCTGCACCTGCTGCCCTCCGGCATCCTCTCACCGGGCGTCACGCCCGTGATCGGGAACGGCGTCGTGGTCGATCTCGAAGTGCTCTTCGCCGAACTCGAGGCGTTGAACGCACGCGGAGTCGACACGTCGCGTCTCCAGATCAGCGCCAATGCGCACATCATCACGCAGTACCACCGCGTTCTGGACAAGGTCACCGAGCGCTTCCTCGGCAAGCGGATGATCGGCACGACCGGTCGTGGCATCGGTCCGGCGTACGCCGACAAGATCAACCGCGTCGGCATCCGCGTGCAGGACCTCTTCGACGAGAACATCCTGCGCCAGAAGGTCGAGGGCGCGCTCGATCAGAAGAACCACCTGCTGGTGAAGGTCTTCAACCGGCGCGCGATCACGTGCGACGAGATCGTCGAGGACCTGCTCTCCTACGCGGAACGGCTGCGTCCCATGGTCAGCGACACCTCGCTGCTGCTCAGCGACGCCCTGGATGCCGGCGACGTGGTGGTCTTCGAGGGCGGCCAGGCGACGATGCTCGACGTCGACCACGGTACCTATCCCTTCGTGACGTCCTCGTCCGCGACCGCCGGTGGCGCGGCCACGGGCGGCGGCGTCGGACCGAACCGGCTGGACCGCATCGTCGGGATCGTCAAGGCCTACACGACGCGGGTGGGTTCGGGTCCCTTCCCGACGGAGCTCTTCGACGAGCAGGGCGAATGGCTGCGCTCGCGAGGCTTCGAATTCGGCACCACGACGGGCCGCCCGCGACGGGTCGGCTGGTACGACGCGCCCATCACGCGCTACGCCACCCGCATCAACGGCATCACCGATCTCGTGCTCACCAAACTCGACATCCTGACCGGCCTCGATGTGATCCCGGTCTGCGTGGCCTACGACGTCGACGGCGTCCGCTTCGACGAGGTGCCGGTCAACCAGTCCGACTTCCACCACGCGAAGCCCATCCTCGAATACCTTCCGGGGTGGACCGAGGACATCTCCGGCGCGCGCACATTCGAAGAGCTGCCGCTGGCCGCGCAGGACTACGTGCTCACGCTCGAGCAGATGAGTGGAACCCGCATCTCGGTGATCGGTGTGGGCGCGGCGCGCGACGCCGTCATCGTGCGCCACGATCTGATCGACTGA
- a CDS encoding lactonase family protein yields the protein MRFWLGGYTARSAGTATGIGTLLAGDADDPLAGGQLRFAGDAAATDGSPSWLAAHPTLDVIYAAMEDAGTVRAFHRTGETSFVPLGGPVAAGDAVCHVAVAPDGGSLVAACWGDGRVVRMSLDAAGRPSAPTLAAAAGVSDESDSTGPPGGGIDLAQAARALRAAAGDQYAHLVPDYDAAEPEPVAPTVTDDAASPVSRAHQAVFLPAGLVATTDLGLDRVRFWRTTPEGLRPVQDVALPLGTGPRHMVWHPSGHLYVVTEFSCEVYALAADITGSWRIVAGTPLAMGILPGDAAAELAASRDGEFLYAGVRGSNTIATLRVRGAGDSLTPVALADSGVQWPRHHLVVRDTLLVAGQRSDEVASLTLDLRTGVPGRVRHRVEAPSPTCLLVAR from the coding sequence ATGCGCTTCTGGCTCGGGGGTTACACGGCGCGTTCGGCAGGCACCGCGACCGGCATAGGCACTCTTCTGGCAGGCGATGCCGATGACCCCTTGGCCGGCGGGCAGCTCCGATTCGCCGGGGATGCCGCAGCCACCGACGGCTCGCCCTCCTGGCTCGCCGCGCATCCGACGCTCGATGTGATCTACGCGGCGATGGAGGATGCCGGCACCGTGCGGGCCTTCCATCGCACCGGCGAGACCTCGTTCGTTCCACTCGGCGGGCCGGTCGCCGCCGGCGACGCCGTGTGCCACGTCGCGGTCGCCCCCGACGGCGGATCGCTCGTCGCGGCCTGCTGGGGAGACGGGCGCGTCGTCCGGATGAGTCTGGATGCCGCGGGCCGACCCTCCGCGCCGACTCTCGCCGCCGCGGCCGGCGTCTCGGACGAGTCGGACTCCACCGGGCCGCCGGGCGGCGGCATCGACCTCGCGCAGGCCGCCCGTGCGCTCCGCGCCGCTGCCGGCGATCAATACGCGCATCTCGTGCCGGACTACGACGCGGCCGAACCCGAACCGGTCGCGCCGACCGTGACGGATGACGCGGCATCCCCCGTCTCCCGCGCCCATCAGGCGGTCTTTCTGCCGGCCGGTCTGGTGGCGACCACGGATCTGGGGCTCGACCGGGTGCGGTTCTGGCGGACGACCCCGGAGGGGCTGCGGCCCGTCCAGGACGTGGCGCTGCCACTGGGCACCGGACCGCGGCACATGGTCTGGCACCCGAGCGGGCATCTCTACGTCGTCACGGAGTTCAGCTGCGAGGTCTACGCACTGGCCGCCGACATCACCGGATCCTGGCGGATCGTCGCCGGGACGCCGCTCGCGATGGGGATCCTCCCCGGTGACGCCGCTGCGGAGCTCGCGGCATCCCGCGATGGGGAATTCCTCTATGCGGGCGTGCGCGGCAGCAACACCATCGCAACCCTGCGCGTGCGCGGCGCAGGCGATTCCCTCACCCCGGTGGCACTCGCGGATTCGGGTGTGCAGTGGCCACGCCATCACCTCGTCGTGCGCGACACACTGCTGGTGGCGGGACAGCGCTCGGACGAGGTCGCGTCGCTGACGCTCGATCTGCGCACCGGCGTCCCCGGGCGGGTGCGGCATCGCGTCGAGGCCCCGTCGCCGACGTGCCTGCTGGTCGCGCGGTGA
- a CDS encoding MBL fold metallo-hydrolase, producing the protein MLTQIAEDVLVHESAFIRSNSTVVQGEDGVLLIDPGITADEMVDLAHDLRELGQPVVAGFSTHPDWDHVLWHGSFGDVPRYGTARCAAAMRSVLSNEGWQALVAQGVPPEYADEIPMDLFGLVTAVPADASHIPWQGPEIRIIEHRAHAPGHAALLIEGPAVLVAGDMLSDILMPFLDLDAENPIEDYLAALRLFEGVAEAVEVVIPGHGSVGGRAQLRARIDLDRAYVQELLIGRDPHDPRVGPAAPLDWLGDVHRWQLQRLADRAQHDERA; encoded by the coding sequence ATGCTCACGCAGATCGCTGAGGACGTCCTCGTTCACGAGAGCGCGTTCATCCGGAGCAATTCCACCGTCGTGCAGGGCGAGGACGGAGTGCTTCTCATCGACCCCGGCATAACAGCCGATGAGATGGTCGACCTGGCGCACGACCTCCGCGAGCTGGGTCAGCCGGTCGTCGCTGGCTTCTCGACCCATCCCGATTGGGACCACGTGCTCTGGCACGGGAGCTTCGGCGACGTGCCTCGGTACGGCACGGCCCGTTGTGCCGCCGCCATGCGGAGTGTGCTCTCGAACGAGGGATGGCAGGCGCTCGTCGCGCAGGGCGTGCCACCCGAATACGCCGATGAGATCCCGATGGACCTGTTCGGCCTCGTCACCGCTGTGCCTGCCGACGCATCGCACATCCCGTGGCAAGGCCCCGAAATCCGGATCATCGAGCATCGGGCCCACGCCCCGGGCCATGCGGCCTTGCTGATCGAGGGCCCCGCCGTCCTCGTCGCCGGCGACATGCTCTCGGACATCCTGATGCCCTTCCTCGACCTGGACGCGGAGAATCCGATCGAGGACTACCTCGCCGCCCTGCGGCTGTTCGAGGGTGTGGCCGAGGCCGTCGAGGTCGTCATCCCCGGTCACGGGTCCGTCGGGGGAAGGGCGCAGCTGCGAGCGCGAATCGACCTTGATCGCGCGTACGTTCAGGAGCTCCTCATCGGACGCGATCCCCATGACCCGCGGGTCGGTCCGGCGGCGCCGTTGGATTGGCTCGGCGACGTGCACCGATGGCAGCTGCAGCGGCTCGCCGACCGTGCGCAGCACGACGAGAGGGCCTAG